GACGATCTCCACCACCGCCTGGCGGTTCACCAGGTGGCTCATGGCCCGGCGGAACTTCTCCGAGCGGAAGAGGCTTTGCTTGAAGAGGTCGGAGGCTTTGTTCCAGTTGAAGACCATGAACTGGCTGCTGGCCACCGGGGAGGCGTTCACCTTAATGGTGGCGTCCAGACGGCCCGCCTGGATGGCCTGGCGGATCTGGGAAATGTGGTCCACAGTGGTGACTTCGAAGAAGACGTCTGTGTTGCCCGCTAGAAACTCCGCTAGGGCGGCGTTGACGTCCTTTACGATCTTGATCTCGTAGCGGTCCAGGTAAGGCAAGGGGTTCCCCGCCTCGTCCTTGTTCCATTCCCCGAAGACGGGGTTCCGCTTCAGCACCAAACGCTCCCCTGGCCGGTAGCTCTCCACAAGCCAAGGCCCCGCCGAAACGATGTTCTCGGGCTTCTCGTTCAGCGTCCACATCTTCTTGATCCCCTCGGCCCCCTCCTTCTGGTAGACAGGCCCGAAGATGTGGGCGGGCCAGGGGGTAAAGGAAGCCACATTCAAAGCCTCGGCATCCGTTTTGGGGTAGATGAAGCGGAGGGTGTAATCGTCAATCTTCCGCAAGGTGATGGGCTTGCCGTCGATGAAGAAGGAGTCATAGCTGTTGGAGCCCACCGCCTTGTCGGTGTGGATGCGCCAGGTCATGATCCAGTCGTCGGCGGTAATGGGGCGGCCGTCGGACCACTTCATGCCCCGGCGGATTTTGAAGGTAATTTCCAGCTTGTTGGGACTGATGCTAAAGGACTCCGCCATGTAGGGGATCCAGTCCCCGGTGGTGGGGTCACGGCGCACCAGGCCGTAAGGGGAGATGGTATCCGGGACATTGGTCGCCTCGGCGGTGATG
The Thermus sp. LT1-2-5 genome window above contains:
- a CDS encoding ABC transporter substrate-binding protein produces the protein MRKVLALVVSFIALAEVASAQTFVWPQKWTVAKPSEVKRGGTLRRAVISDFRTFNPFITAEATNVPDTISPYGLVRRDPTTGDWIPYMAESFSISPNKLEITFKIRRGMKWSDGRPITADDWIMTWRIHTDKAVGSNSYDSFFIDGKPITLRKIDDYTLRFIYPKTDAEALNVASFTPWPAHIFGPVYQKEGAEGIKKMWTLNEKPENIVSAGPWLVESYRPGERLVLKRNPVFGEWNKDEAGNPLPYLDRYEIKIVKDVNAALAEFLAGNTDVFFEVTTVDHISQIRQAIQAGRLDATIKVNASPVASSQFMVFNWNKASDLFKQSLFRSEKFRRAMSHLVNRQAVVEIVYGGLGTPMYSSVYPVLTQWVNPKVPKYEYNPQQAAKLLAELGFTRKDREGYLVDSKGRRLEFNLSTNAGNPQREQIAKLIVDEAKKVGVKVNFTAIDFNTLVGQLLSSGPDRPFDAIIIGLSGGGLDWPFGSNVVPCKGNLHMWNKSGQCLDPRETQLDALYSRGRTELDFKKRVEIGYRMQEIEAQLLPVIYIAGPNYHTAWNNRLGGEHPEAIISAIWGSRQLELTFIKK